CGGTTCAGACACAAAGCCGTGGAGGTCGTAGCCAGTGTTTGCCGTTTTGCGTGCGTGATACCGTGATCGGTAGCCAAGAGGAATCCGTGAAATGCTGGAGCTGTGATGAGTAAGATCGGGAATGATCGGGAATCAGTGAGCCAGAAAGTGTATGCATTTGCAAAGGACCGCTTTTTGGGTAAACAATTTCCAAAAAGCAGCccaaaaattgattgaaaccGTGCAAAACCGATGACAATTCGAAAGTGAGCAAGTGAAAGTGCAGCCAACTTTCGGCCCTGTACGTGTGACacgtgagtgagtgtgtgtattgtgCCGGTTTgggggtgttgttgttgttgtgaacGTGGGCTGTTTATGCCACGTGACAACGGAAACTGATAGCTGACGCTCCTGCAACGCTAAGGGTGATGCTCGTAAAGGACTTTCTTGTGAGGAACGTACCAGTTCTAGCGTTCTGTTTGAACATAAatgcaaacgcacacacttgCAAACCCACGCACGGATGAATGTGGCGCAGTGAAAGTGAATCGTGATAGATTGGCTGAGCAGGCCGAAACCGAACGATTGCTATCGTAGGTACGTGGgctgtttttcatttcatttcgttgCTCAATCAACTTGAAAAACTGAAGTGTTTAACCGGTACAAAATGGCTCCCGTGGGTCAAAGTGGTTGAGTCAATAGTCCAGATGGTTGGTATCCTTAGTATAAACAAACCTATGGTCTTGAGTGGTCCATGTTATCCATGTTTCTTAGAACTTAATAGACATTCAAAGCCCGATCAAGCAGATCGTTATCCGTTGTGAGAAAAAAGTATACTCTGAGAACCTTTTTGTTGGAGTTTTCCTTGAGGATAATGTTGATATAGGTTGATATAGTGCAATATTGGATGGGAAAGATAAAGATTCAAACAATCGTATTAATCTCTTCAAGGATGAATAACTTTGCAGGCAATCGAAAAACCACAGAACGACAGGATATGTAGTTTCGTCCACTATCTGTTGGATAGAAATTATTCTACCATGAAGTATGGTACCCTACATTTGAGAAACCATGagtcataaaacaaaacttgacactatttccaacaaaaaagctgACACCTAGTAAATTGTGAAGGGACTGCATCCGAGCGTGGAAACTCAACAATAACGTATgagtttttcattctttttttagaAGAAACTTTGACTGGATTTTCACCAAGGAAATTCGATGAAAtgtcaattaaaaataattcaattttgcaACATTCCAACAGCACAAAATTCGATGATCTATGCAACGCTTTTTTGGACACTTCTCGGAAGCTCCGGCAATGTTGGCAGTATACAGTATACCTCTGAAGGATGAACAAAAAAGGCGTTAACAACATTGTTTAGTGTCTTGTCAGCTTCGTTAATGAAAGCTAGGAGAATTCCTGTGAAATGGAAACAAGTCTGCGTGTTCGATATCGATAGCACGATAGCACGCACTCAAGCCCAGCAAATGAACACATAAGTTGAGCTGTCGGTTGATTACAACTGTGCTGTTTTTGTGATTGCTTTTTGTCTTTCTCGTCTTCTTATgaaccaacaacagcagcggcagcagcagtagtagctcCGATAACACATCTCATTTCGGAACGTAATTATGAGCCACACACATTGCACAACACCATTCCCGCGTATGCTCCTTGTTCACTAAATGTGTCCACACACCGGGTTGAAGTTTGTTGGAGCTATTGCTTTTTCTCGGCCAAAGACCAACTGGAGAGAAATTCGAATTCCAAGCTTTGCTTTCTCGGAGGGTGTAGCATCGCTcggcgcgaaaaaaaaaccacaacaacgaCGGATATGTGCACGGACTTTCGGAACGGAGCACTACACCGATTCCGTTCGTTGCGCGAGACTCTACGCGTTTTTCCTGCACGTTCCGCTTTTTGCGCTTGCCGATCGATCgcgtgtctgtatgtgtgtggatttGGGTTGCGACCGAGTGCAAGTTTTCCACTCGCGCGCTGCCAAACCACTCAGTGGGTTACCTCGATCAGCCGATCGACGAATCGATCGCGAGGGTATTGGGCGTCCAGCTGGCTCCACCGGCTCCAAGCTGCGTGTTTACAGGTGGTTCATCTCACGTGTGCCGTTTTGGCCCGATCGTCACGCCTGATGACGTGCGTGGTCGGTGGGTTTATCGGAGCATACGATAGTGGGTGCCCTACCGTCCGACATGAGGTTCGATCGAGGTGCACCGCACTAACGAGACTCTTGGAAAGCGCTAATGAACAATTGGGGAGCAAACAGGCAGCGTCGGTGTTAGCAAAGTGGACCATCGTTCGAAGTGGAGCTTGTTAGCGATAGTAGTAGCACACAGATGATTCGAATACTTACTCCAGTTTTCTTTGCTATCCTTTTTGTAGAAATGGATGTCCTCGTGAAGCGTTCACACCATGGCGGAATATGGCTGGGACCGGTAGGCGTGTTGGCAATACTACTGCTAGCGTTCTGTGTCTCTCCAGGACTTCCCGAAGGTATCAAGCTGCCTGACCAAACTTCCAGAGTAAATGACGACGGTCCAACGCTTCCGGTACAGCAGCAACCGGCTGTCGGTGAGGAACGGAGACAGGGCAAGAACCTGTTGGACTTTATCGGGCTCGGAACGGGTAGCAATGTAGACCCATATCTGGCACGAACCAACGCTCAGTGTTTGAACGGAGAGTTGGCCGAGTGCTTCAAGTCTCAGGCGCTCAGTACGTTCGGCGAGTTCTTCGATAAGGATCAATACCAGTAAGTGTCAAACGAAGAAGAATCTTCTCTCATTTTGTTTCTGAAGCAATCTCACCACATCTCCCTACCCACAGACTTACCAGCGACGCTCGTCTTGTAAGGCTACCGGAAACACAGCTACGCTCTTTGGCCCAGGAAGGCTTCGAGTACGTAGGCGAATCACGACACTCCGACTCCGAGTGGGAACTGCTGTACAAGTACGCGCTGCGCCGATTGGAACGGTTCGTCAAATCAACCGCACTAGAGTTCCAAATTCCCGACCAGCTTACGGAGGAGGGCCGATATTCAGCACGCTTCATTGACGAGATTTCGGACGAAATCGACGTGATCGAGGACAAGAAGGCACCGCTGTTTACGCGCCACCGGCTAAAGAAGATCTTCATCCCACTGCTGTTGATACTGAAGGTGTTCAAGCTGAAGCTTCTGCTCTTCCTGCCGCTGGTGCTTGGACTGGCAAGCTTCAAGAAGCTGCTCGGTTTTTTGGCCATCGTTGTACCGGGTGTAATCGGTTATCTGAAGCTGTTTAAGCCCCACCAGAGCTGCTGCACGAACGATATCTTTTCGGGTGGCTACCAGCCACAGTACTCACCGCAGGGACTCGGTTCGATAGGGTTCAGCCCGTACAAGGAGTTTGGGGCAGGACAACACTATTCACGGCCCGTTGAGAGTGGATATGCTTCACCGTACGGTAACTATTACCGTGATTCTGGACGGGGTGATGTTCAAGGGAGCAACGTAAAGTTTGGAGATGATCTCGCCTACCAAGGCTACTCGGAGTATCGCAGCAGCGGTAAGGATGTGAAGGCGGAGAGTTAGGGTAAATAAATGAAGAGGGAAGCTCGCGTTGTCATATTGTGTATCATGCATCAAGTCGTGTTCATCCCCGCATGTGAATGCCATGCTagtgtaaatatttatgacatgtaaaataaattaaacaatcatGCTACGACGATGGACTGTGTGGATGTAttgctatttaaaaaaaaaactgagttattatttcatttgtaTTATGACGGCTTAATGTCGTATCGTCAACAACGCAAGAGATGAATGTATGATATTCataaatttaacaaacaatttcttccctgttttttcACTTATCGGGTTGCGTGGTTGATGGTGATGAggattttggttgttgttgactGTATTATGTCGATGTGTTTGCTGTTGGTCTGGTACTATTGTTGTtagttggtggttggttgcatccaatTTGACTATTGTGGAGCGTTTttgaaaaacatatttcaacaGTATAAACGTGAATTTGCTTGCTTATAATGTTCTCCGTGATATAGAAAATAATCAGCGAGCTTTATCCCGCGGTCTTGGAGCTatttttatgctgcttttttcaacgaggaatttaaaaatattgttttcagACTGATTATGGTGATTCTTCTAGTTGGAAATTGCAACAGCAAAATTGCACGTTTTTATTCTAGCACCGCTTTACGCGCAGGCGGTAAATACGGTGCGCCGAGAAAGGGTTAGTTAGGTGGGACGGACTAGGTGCGATGAGTTAATAATTTGCTGAATTACAATGTCTAGTCTAGTGAATCGTTTTCGAATTATCGAATTATTAAACGAATTATCGAATCGTTTCGAGTTActcttgcattttttttcgtccctTTATAACATTGCTGCTGAATTCTGCGGTCGTCAACACAACCGCCTGTCCACCACATCCTCATAATCAAAAGCACTGACCGGGTATGATTGCCGTTCACAGGAGATTCCCTAGCTCAAGAGGGGGCCCCCTGATCGATGAAGTTCCTCTCTCCGGCGAGGCCACCGATTGTCGACGAGGCCCCCTGGTCGTCATGGAATCCCTGGTCGTCATGGAATCCCTGGTTGGTGAGGACCTCCTGATCGGCGAGGCCTATGGCCTAATCCACCACTCGTTATCTCTCAAGGTCTAGCGCCTTCGTCGATCAATCTAATGTAACGACTAAATACATCGTTACTTTTTCATATACATATAGATCATATACAAAATCATTTActtaaaaaaactgtaaagaTTAATTGACCTGTGTTGTAGAACCACCAAATACCATCGAAGAGCTAAAACAATGTAACAACGTCAGGACGCTTTTACGTGATGATAAGATTCTCTGGCTAAACCTGTTAAACAATTTGAAATTCCAGTTCAATGATTTAACTGAAATGATATGTACTGTAATTTGTGGTAGAATATCATATGTATCTAATTTTTCCTACCATAGTGTAACTACAAGTACATAGTATCAaccagtctagtaagctaatAAATGACCGGTGTGGCCTagtaggtcattaagccaagaagaacaagaattGAATAATCGAATATCGCCTAATAATCTAATAACGTTAGTCACTTAATTCACACAGACAATCAATTATTGATGCTACCTTCAGTCGTTATGATCCCATCACTTCCGTCCAGCGATATAATCATCTAATGATTCAGCCGGCACGTGTTTATCATCCAATAGTTCACCGATCCCATCAAGAGAGGATCCTTGGTTTCAACCCCGAAATTGATTCCGAGCGTAAATTACATTGATCAAACCCGATTCCAcgtggaaacaaaaacaaaacaaactacgTAATCCCATTTGGATAAGATTTATTTCGTatttccatttcgatgacGCTTGGGTAGGAGATCGTGGAATGGATCAAACAATCCAACTCCTCAAAACATGCACGAACGAAAGCGCCACTGTGTATCGTCCCATCCATCTCCGGCTTCGTCATATTTCTCGCTGCCATTTATCCTTGTTCTGGTTTTCGGTTTGCTGTGGTTGTTAGCTTTCGGGTTTGTaatccaccaccgacgacGGATGCCACCATAATCGATCCATCAGACGCCCGCTCCAGCCCGTCCCGCTTGGTACGTTCGTACCGTCAGTCGCCGCAAAGGATCTGCTCGTTAGCAatggtttttcgtttcgtcgTACGCTAAATCAATCAGACGCGGCAATCGATCCATTTGAATTCAACATTTTGGTTGCTGCTTAGCCTGGTTTTAGAGAAAACATAGCCCCGCCTGTTCGTGGACACGCGTGTTTTGCAATGTTACGGCGGAAACGGCCATTCGGCCCCACGAAAGTGGAACTACCGCAACCGGTTCGGCGTTAGCGTGAGGAAAGTTTGTGGTGCTTGACTTTCTTGCCACTGCGCCAGTACGGTCAGGCATCCTGTTTCAAGGGCAGCTTCGACCCGTAAGCATGCACGCACCCAATGTTGGCATTCACAGCGCAATGCACAGTTCACGCAAGAAGTAGTACGCGTAGCACCGACCAGGGTACGCATTAAAATCGTGATTTATCAATGAAAGCTGCGCTAGTAGCAGTGAACCGCGTCCTATTccctttgaaaaaaaaagaggaaacaaaatcGACCCGTTATTACAGGACTGTGGGGTATGatggttgtgtgttgtgtgctgttCGCCCTCGGACGGAAACTACCGTTTCCACAGCACCggagatgatgatggcgatgctCACGCTGAtagaaataaatagaaaaaatgacCACACGACGGAATCGTTAAGCATCAACCGTCAGCAAAATGGTTCGGATGAAGTGCAGAAGTGGAAAATACACCGGGacaagtgaaggaaaaaccaaTAACGATATAACCCCTTGGGCGATGGCACATCGGGGCACTTGACCATGCCACAGATCAGCAAGGATAGAAGCGCTTTCTCTagttcatcttttttttgttgtgtgtgagagagtaaattttttctatttatttatttaatccgGCCGTCCATTTTCCTGTGCGTCATCTTACATCTTCTTTCGTACCGATTTAGCCTGCTACACAATGCAGCTGCTCTGGATCATCTTAACGATTACTGCTGCACTGTTTACTGCACTTGACGGGGAGCGATTGTGGTGTAACGCTTGCAGCATCTTGTCACCGTGTGAGCGCTTTTTTATTCGCATGCTGAACTTAAAAGAGAGATTTAAAGTTGTGAAAACAAAGAACATCTTCTTTGAGTGACAATAGCGATAGTACAAGAAATTGATTGACACATTAACCCACcggtggagctttttttttctctaaaatTTAACGACTCCATTGTGTTATCAACTGAGTCGAGCTGTCGATAATAATACAGGTTGCCCTGTTTCACATGGATAGCATAAAATGAAAAGTGTTACAAAAAgaataaagagaaaataaaaagctatCATTATAAGTATACGATACGAAGAAAAAATTTAAGAGAAAACTCAATGAGGCAAACGCTTAGTAATAACGGAATAAATTGCGTTGAGCAACcataaattttgcataattttagaacagtttttatgcttaaatatttgtttcgcATCGCTCAATTACTGAGtccttttttaagtttttattttaggtttttttttattgaaatgggATTTAAAAGGGAAAATCTGAAAATAATCAGATCAGGCAACAAGACTAGAAACACCAAGCGGTGTATCTTCACCGTCTTATAAGCATATCCTTCAGAGAACTTGTTCGTCCATGAAGCCTCACCGACAATGGAGTTTACTATAAGCCTTATGCATTAAATCATATTGTTCATAAAAATCCAAACGTTCATGAGGCCTCACCTATCAATAAAGCTCATCTTCCTAGGAACGTCGATGACGATAAGACCTTTGTAGACACTAATGTAATTCTTCTTTCAAGAGACCTCTTCATCTAATAAACGTCGTCTGGTAAAAATACATTGTTGTGTGAGCTGCCTCTCCGTTAAAAGGactatttttactttcttattttattgcagtATGAAGAACTTTCGCCGTATTGTTAAGTTAAAAGAACAATGTTGACTAAGAAATCTTGTTTTCATGaatacattatttttaaatatttttttaaaactattgtaTTTACTATTAAAACTATTATACAAATATGTTTGATTAAAATGAGGGTACAAGGTAGCGAGTCTTCTCCATACGTTTACATGTTCTTTTCAAGCATtctctttcaattttaaatcattaaaaCTTTAATCACTTTTCTGTTTAGACCTCGTCAGCATACTCAGACCGTTCAGCGAACAGCCTGTAGTCAGAGCGATGCATTTGAATGCACACTAATTACTAACAATTAATACACCAATGTTTCCGCGTAAAAGTTTCCTTCCagtaatttaatattatttgaaTGAAGCAAAATCGCTTGCATTCACTGCAACTGCACAGCTCCTCTGCTTCAATCAACCGACACTCATGGTCTACCGCGACTACCACGGTTTTCACTTCCATTCTTAGCTGCGAAAGGGAAAGATGCACCCATTACGCAGAAACGTAATTCCTGCGCCGTACAACATGATGCTTCCACGTACGCCCAAGTAAGGACGGTGGTCGGACATAAACAGCAATCTTCGCCAACACTTTGCATTAAATCGTATCACATTAAAAGCGCGCCAGGAGAGACCCAAGAATTACCCACAACGAACCATCCTTCCATCCACCGTTTCCCACCTGGCAGGCCGGACCGGATCGACCGGATGTGATGGAAAGTGGTTCGGTTGGGTTGGGCTGGTGCACATTTTCCGAATCGTGTTCTTTTCCGTTGCGTACGATTTCCCCGAAATAGGAACGCATAGGTTTTCAAACGAGTCTTTCACCCTGGGTGCCctttcgcttcttcttggtGCGTAGTGATCGAGGGCGAGTTCCGCACAGGATGTTTGACATGCATTTTTCCGGCCCTGCGCTACCGTAACGGGGCGTGCGGGGCTGTAAGCATAATAGGAAAACAATTTCGCCACACGAGTTCGTGCGGTGCGGTGCGAGTTGTCGTCTTTCAATCTTCTCATCATCAGGTGGTAGATGTTGAGCCCCGTACTTTGCGGGGCTTTGAATTGAACAGCCTGGAAGGTGTAGAGCTGTTTTCTTCTACCCGGTTCGTGTGGCCCCGTTTAACGTGCGGCGGGATCGCGTGGATGCTGGGATGGCTCTGGCTCGCTATTGCAAACCGGTATAGAGGGAAAAAATGTACATGAAGCGAGTTCTGCTTCACCACGGCGCACCGCTACCGTGTCCTCAACTGGGAAAAATAGTCGTTGGGCTTATAAATGGAAGTCTTAAGCTAGGGGacacagttttgtttcgtcTCCGTCAAGTTCAAGATGTGCAGCGGTTGTCCTAGGTCGTGCGAAGACGCTTAAAATCGTGCCCAAGCGAATAGTGCAATCAGAAACGTGTCACCAGCGAGGCACACGAAGCaaagtttcgttttattttcatcatcaaactCGCCTCCAGTGAAATTGACAAACATGGCGTACATTGTTCGGGTAGTGATAGTGTGCGCACTGGTCGGTTTGATCGAATCTAATCCGGCCGTCGATAGTGGCAGTGTTGTCAATCACTTGGTGAGGGCAAATTGGTGAACCAAAAACTGATTTCTGTAGCTGATTctaatcaaatattttttgcgATCTGTTTTTGGGATGGAAACAATAACCAGGCATCGGAACACGGTACCCTTAGTAAGGCGGCGCTTGAGGATAGCTTCATTCGTAGACTTGGAGGGAAGTGTACGCAGAAGGATAACAGTTCGTGCGTGATGCTGAAGCTGGTTACCTATATGAACCGGATGTTGAAAAAGTCTAGCATAAGCCTCGGGGAAAGCTTCGAGCTTATGAAAACACGGTGAGTAAAAAGGTTAAATGAAGTGCATTTATTATGGAAAACTGACTCTACGCAAACATATTTAGTTCCGCCACAAACAGACGGCTTTGTGTTTGGCATTCATTAGACAGCTGGTAAAACTACATCAACACAAATTTTTCAATCAAAGTAGAGCtagaatttgtttgttttgtttcggacAGATTGATCGTTTCACAATATCCTCCCAATCGACAGTATGGATCGCTGCAGGCTTTATTGATTTCAGTTGGAAATTCTTCCATCTAGTCAACGTCTCGCCCTTCCGACCGTTATTGAGTTCCCGAGGGAAACTAATGCTGTCCACAAACATTGGAAAATGGTCGATTGTTGCAAAACCCAATCAACCCTCTTCCTTTCCCTCGCTTTCTCACTCCTtccattatccttttttttcctgcatgaAAGTCATCTCTTCGCAAAGAAACCGTCCACACAATGGCTTTCTTTCCACGCCAACATTGCTTCGGTGGAAGTTTTACATGTCCAGGCACGCATTCACTGTGCCTTAAAACGACAGTCGACTCATGTTGTGCCCGTTCGTGGAAAAGTAGTCggcttttgtgtgttgctCATTGTTGCTACAATACACTAACAATGGTTCTGTTTTCCAGGTCGGACGAGCAACTTTCGGACTCGGACGCGGACGAGATGTCGGTGCTGGCGCGTTCGACCACTTCGGACGACCATAAGCTAAGCGTGATGGTGGCGGACAAGATCTGGCGCTTTATTCACAGCCGCAGCCTCCGGTGGCGGGCAACACGGGCCACCGATGTGGTGGTGGCTTCCGGTGAGGGTGGTAAGCTGAATCTGGGAGTTTCGCTCGACACGCGCCGTCTGTTCGAGGAAGGCCGTGGTCGCCTGAAGCAGTACGCACCGATATTGGCCGCCGTCGTCATGAAGGCGGTCCTATTGGGTGCGCTGGTGCTGAAAGGCATTGCGCTACTCGTCGGGAAAGCGCTGCTCGTCTCGAAACTGGCGCTGGTGTTGGCCAGCATACTCGGCATCAAGAAGCTGCTGCACAAGAAGTACGTCACATATGAGGTGGTTGCTCACGCGCCGGAACCCCACCATCATGTGGACACGTACAGTTCTGGTTGGGCGCGAGCACTCGATGGGTTTGTGGAATCGTTCTCGAACGAACTTAACCGACGGTTGACGGTTGATTCGCACGACCTTGCCTACCAGCATCAGGCGCCCACTCACTAGGGAAGGCTCGCGGCCCGGACAGGGCCTGGCATGTCTTCCTATTGTGTCCTAATGTACCTTCAAACAAAGCCTGTGAAACTGACAGGCGATTCAaataaagtatttattttatctattGCTAACGGTCCTTTTCTTTGacttgcttcttttttgtgtctgtgaGCAGAAGCTTACGAAGGTGAAGATAATCTTTCGCTtcgagggaaagaaaaactttgccAGTTCATTTATCTTTTCAGTTTCATTAAGATTATCTTCCACCCATAAGACGGTTGTCAAGCgtttttcagcaaaaaa
This genomic window from Anopheles maculipalpis chromosome 2RL, idAnoMacuDA_375_x, whole genome shotgun sequence contains:
- the LOC126558752 gene encoding uncharacterized protein LOC126558752, translated to MAYIVRVVIVCALVGLIESNPAVDSGSVVNHLASEHGTLSKAALEDSFIRRLGGKCTQKDNSSCVMLKLVTYMNRMLKKSSISLGESFELMKTRSDEQLSDSDADEMSVLARSTTSDDHKLSVMVADKIWRFIHSRSLRWRATRATDVVVASGEGGKLNLGVSLDTRRLFEEGRGRLKQYAPILAAVVMKAVLLGALVLKGIALLVGKALLVSKLALVLASILGIKKLLHKKYVTYEVVAHAPEPHHHVDTYSSGWARALDGFVESFSNELNRRLTVDSHDLAYQHQAPTH
- the LOC126558368 gene encoding uncharacterized protein LOC126558368 — its product is MDVLVKRSHHGGIWLGPVGVLAILLLAFCVSPGLPEGIKLPDQTSRVNDDGPTLPVQQQPAVGEERRQGKNLLDFIGLGTGSNVDPYLARTNAQCLNGELAECFKSQALSTFGEFFDKDQYQLTSDARLVRLPETQLRSLAQEGFEYVGESRHSDSEWELLYKYALRRLERFVKSTALEFQIPDQLTEEGRYSARFIDEISDEIDVIEDKKAPLFTRHRLKKIFIPLLLILKVFKLKLLLFLPLVLGLASFKKLLGFLAIVVPGVIGYLKLFKPHQSCCTNDIFSGGYQPQYSPQGLGSIGFSPYKEFGAGQHYSRPVESGYASPYGNYYRDSGRGDVQGSNVKFGDDLAYQGYSEYRSSGKDVKAES